Proteins from one Deinococcus sp. AB2017081 genomic window:
- a CDS encoding PIG-L deacetylase family protein, whose amino-acid sequence MSTPRLTLLLIVPHPDDEVYGASGTLMRHLEAGQPCGLVTLTRGEAGRTLGLAESPEELARMREVELAAALDVIGLTRHEGSVFEHHHFPDKYLKDQPFEELVEVAHRALTTYRPEILLTFPPNGSNGHPDHVTTHRLAKAAWDRLPQGERPRLWYYASDIPPENEELLSLWLQPNTRHDVTPYLTRKLQAIACHRTQALSTVDFIRKFPQRIMTETFHEVGLG is encoded by the coding sequence ATGAGCACTCCCCGCCTGACACTGCTCCTGATCGTGCCCCACCCCGACGACGAGGTCTACGGCGCGTCCGGCACGTTGATGCGCCATCTGGAGGCCGGTCAGCCCTGCGGCCTGGTGACCCTGACACGCGGAGAGGCCGGGCGCACCCTGGGCCTGGCCGAGTCTCCGGAAGAACTCGCCCGAATGCGTGAGGTGGAACTTGCGGCCGCGCTGGACGTCATCGGCCTGACGCGTCACGAGGGGAGCGTGTTCGAGCACCACCACTTCCCCGACAAGTACCTGAAAGATCAGCCCTTCGAGGAACTGGTCGAGGTCGCGCACCGGGCCCTGACCACCTACCGCCCGGAGATCCTGCTGACCTTCCCACCCAACGGCAGCAACGGCCACCCGGATCACGTCACCACCCACCGGCTGGCAAAGGCCGCGTGGGATCGTCTGCCACAGGGCGAGCGTCCCCGTCTGTGGTACTACGCCAGCGACATCCCGCCCGAGAACGAGGAACTGCTCTCGCTGTGGCTGCAGCCCAACACCCGCCACGACGTGACGCCGTACCTGACCCGTAAACTCCAGGCCATCGCGTGCCACCGCACCCAGGCGCTGAGCACCGTGGACTTCATCCGCAAGTTCCCACAGCGGATCATGACCGAGACCTTCCACGAGGTCGGGCTGGGGTGA